A single genomic interval of Oryza sativa Japonica Group chromosome 7, ASM3414082v1 harbors:
- the LOC4343863 gene encoding dehydrodolichyl diphosphate synthase CPT3 has protein sequence MLGSLISYSPSVNPKTENPDELIATGVLASLQNFIRKCIVAVLSYGPMPKHIAFIMDGNRRYAKFRSIQEGSGHRMGFSALIASLLYCYEMGVKYITVYAFSIDNFKRDLTEVKSLMELMEEKINELLENRNVINKVNCKINFWGKLDMLSEPVRVAAEKLMVSTAENKGLVFSVCMPYNSTSEIVIAVNKVCAERRDILQREDVDSVANNGVHSDISVADLDHHMYSAGCPDPDIVIRTSGETRLSNFLLWQTTFSHLQNPDPLWPEFSFKHLVWAILQYQRVHPYIEQSRNLAKKQL, from the exons ATGCTTGGTTCACTTATCTCTTACTCACCTTCAGTG AATCCAAAGACGGAGAACCCTGATGAGTTAATTGCGACTGGTGTCCTTGCGAGTCTGCAAAACTTTATCCGCAAATGCATCGTAGCTGTCCTCTCATATGGCCCAATGCCTAAACATATTGCATTTATTATGGACGGTAACCGTAGATATGCTAAATTCAGGAGTATCCAGGAAGGCTCTGGTCACAGGATGGGCTTCTCTGCTCTCATTGCCAGCCTACTCTACTGCTATGAAATGGGCGTGAAGTATATCACAGTGTATGCATTTAGCATCGATAATTTTAAGCGAGATCTGACTGAGGTGAAATCCTTGATGGAGTTAATGGAGGAAAAGATCAATGAACTGCTAGAAAACAGAAATGTCATCAACAAGGTTAACTGTAAGATCAACTTCTGGGGGAAGTTGGACATGTTGAGCGAACCGGTGAGGGTAGCAGCTGAGAAACTGATGGTTAGCACTGCTGAAAACAAGGGACTGGTCTTCTCTGTTTGCATGCCATACAACTCCACTTCTGAGATTGTCATTGCGGTCAATAAGGTCTGTGCAGAAAGGAGGGATATACTGCAGAGGGAGGATGTTGACAGTGTTGCGAATAATGGTGTGCATTCAGATATTTCAGTGGCAGATCTGGACCACCATATGTACAGCGCTGGTTGCCCCGATCCTGATATTGTGATCCGGACCTCAGGCGAGACTCGCCTGAGCAATTTCCTTCTGTGGCAGACGACGTTCAGTCATTTGCAGAATCCAGACCCTCTTTGGCCGGAGTTCTCTTTCAAGCACCTTGTCTGGGCCATACTACAGTACCAAAGAGTTCACCCTTATATTGAGCAAAGCAGAAATCTGGCTAAGAAGCAGCTGTAA